The Leptospira mtsangambouensis sequence CGCCGTTATCGGTGCAGGTGCCTCGGGTTGTTTTGCTGCGCTACAGATTGAAGCCGAGTTACAAGGTTTATGTGAAATCCAAATTTTTGAAAAATCAAAAGAACCACTTTCTAAACTTCGGATTTCCGGTGGTGGGCGATGTAATGTAACCCATAACCTTTTTGATCCAGAACTTCTTTCTGATCGTTACCCGAGAGGAAATAAAGAACTGCGATGGGCTTTCGAAAGTTTTGGACCCAAGAATACAATCAATTGGTTTGGGAAAAGGGGAGTGGCCCTGAAAGCGGAAGCAGACGGTCGGATGTTTCCTACTACAGATTCTTCAGATACTATCATCCAATGTTTTTTAAACGAATTAAAATCCAAAAAAATCCCAATTCACTTTGAACAAGGATTAGTTGGCATTTATGTAAATTCAGAATCAGATCCTTCCCTTGGATTTCGGATTCTTTGGGAAGGTGGTCTGGAAGATACTTTTGATTTTGTTGTCATTGCAACTGGTTCTAATAGAAAAGTTTGGAGCATCCTTGAAAAATTAGGACATAAAATCATTCCTCCAGTTCCTTCCCTTTTCACTTTGACCTTGGAAAATACAGATATTATGGAACTTACTGGTCTTGTAGTTCCTTTTACTGAAATCAAAGTTTTGCCCAAAGGCAAACCACAGAAAGGACCGATTCTTATTACTCATTGGGGTTTGAGTGGTCCTGCCGCATTACGGTTGTCAGCTTGGGAAGCTCGAAATTTATTTGAAGAAGATTACAAAG is a genomic window containing:
- a CDS encoding NAD(P)/FAD-dependent oxidoreductase, whose product is MKKKPKIAVIGAGASGCFAALQIEAELQGLCEIQIFEKSKEPLSKLRISGGGRCNVTHNLFDPELLSDRYPRGNKELRWAFESFGPKNTINWFGKRGVALKAEADGRMFPTTDSSDTIIQCFLNELKSKKIPIHFEQGLVGIYVNSESDPSLGFRILWEGGLEDTFDFVVIATGSNRKVWSILEKLGHKIIPPVPSLFTLTLENTDIMELTGLVVPFTEIKVLPKGKPQKGPILITHWGLSGPAALRLSAWEARNLFEEDYKVDLSINWVGGEKTQTIEEIYLSKKEKSPAEKLTPDPDWKLPSRFWEWILKETKIQPNKRYSDISKSEIRNLSLNLTQTKLRMVAKGVFKEEFVTAGGVSRKDIQFQTMESKQTPGLFFTGEVIDVDGITGGFNFQNAWTTATIAARGIRKAVVI